A genomic window from Verrucomicrobiota bacterium includes:
- a CDS encoding 2-phosphosulfolactate phosphatase codes for MIHVALSPTEIRRFAALNLDGVTAIVFDVLRATSSIVTGLAHEVKKIIPVSTIEEAQALKQHDPSVILAGERGGLPIEGFDVGNSPAEFAELAGRTVVMTTTNGTFAIKSVSHASRVYIGALVNLDALADVIFRIRPKRLLLVCAGTGDEFSLEDAIGAGALIARLPDDSGLSDAAIMARSLYERVGDDMLEWFRHTRNGRALVKIGKGADLVDCAQISRYDVTGILDGDAVVAAK; via the coding sequence ATGATTCACGTCGCGCTTTCACCTACCGAAATCCGCCGGTTCGCCGCCCTGAACCTCGACGGCGTCACGGCGATCGTTTTTGACGTCCTGCGCGCCACGTCGTCGATCGTGACCGGCCTCGCCCATGAGGTGAAGAAAATCATCCCGGTCTCAACCATCGAGGAAGCCCAGGCCCTCAAGCAACACGACCCTTCCGTGATTCTGGCCGGAGAACGAGGCGGCTTGCCGATCGAAGGTTTTGACGTCGGCAATTCGCCGGCCGAGTTCGCCGAGCTTGCCGGCCGGACCGTGGTGATGACGACCACCAACGGCACGTTCGCCATCAAGAGCGTAAGTCACGCCAGCCGCGTTTATATTGGTGCCCTGGTAAACCTCGACGCCTTGGCGGACGTGATTTTTCGGATCCGGCCAAAACGGTTGCTGCTGGTTTGCGCCGGCACCGGCGACGAGTTCAGCCTGGAAGATGCCATCGGCGCGGGCGCCCTGATTGCCCGGTTGCCCGACGATTCGGGGTTATCGGACGCGGCGATCATGGCCCGAAGCCTCTATGAGCGGGTTGGGGATGACATGCTCGAGTGGTTCCGCCATACCCGCAACGGGCGGGCCTTGGTCAAAATCGGAAAAGGCGCGGACCTGGTCGATTGCGCCCAGATCTCGCGGTACGATGTGACGGGCATTCTGGACGGCGATGCCGTGGTCGCGGCCAAATAA
- a CDS encoding biopolymer transporter ExbD translates to MRFYVKRKRSPQIIIVSLIDIFAILLIFFIVTTTFKTAQTQLAIKLPESKNATQSQTPAEPVFVEVDKEEKIQFDGKSVGSLDELKSALQQFQSKGADRPIAMKADADVPFGFMVKILDTFKDAGVKSVPALTRPKE, encoded by the coding sequence ATGAGGTTTTACGTTAAGCGTAAGCGGTCCCCGCAGATCATCATCGTTTCGTTGATCGATATCTTTGCCATCCTGCTGATCTTCTTTATCGTCACCACCACCTTCAAAACCGCCCAAACCCAGCTCGCCATCAAGTTGCCCGAATCCAAGAACGCAACTCAGAGCCAGACGCCGGCCGAACCGGTGTTTGTCGAGGTTGATAAGGAAGAGAAAATACAGTTCGACGGCAAAAGCGTCGGCAGCCTGGATGAACTCAAAAGCGCTTTGCAGCAATTCCAAAGCAAGGGGGCGGACCGGCCGATCGCCATGAAGGCGGATGCGGATGTGCCGTTTGGGTTTATGGTGAAGATTCTGGATACGTTCAAAGATGCGGGTGTAAAGTCTGTCCCCGCCCTCACCAGGCCAAAGGAGTAG
- the def gene encoding peptide deformylase, with protein sequence MIREIVIYGDPVLRTKGKPVGEINDEVRQLAADMLDTMREANGVGLAAQQVGVATQLTVIDVGDAASRPSRMWVNGQEVQPGDHMPLYLINPQVELSREVETGTEGCLSFPDINADISRAAHIRVRALDLSGAPVEFEAEGLLARAVQHEVDHLNGILFIDRMNSAAKAALGGKLKRLAAGNNVR encoded by the coding sequence GTGATTCGGGAAATTGTCATCTACGGAGACCCGGTCTTGCGGACCAAGGGCAAGCCGGTCGGGGAAATCAACGATGAGGTCCGGCAGCTCGCGGCGGATATGCTCGACACCATGCGCGAGGCGAACGGAGTCGGGTTGGCCGCGCAACAGGTCGGGGTCGCAACCCAGTTGACCGTCATTGACGTCGGTGACGCGGCGTCCCGGCCGAGCCGGATGTGGGTCAACGGCCAGGAAGTACAACCTGGTGACCACATGCCGTTGTACCTCATTAATCCTCAGGTGGAACTGAGCCGGGAGGTGGAAACCGGTACCGAGGGCTGCCTCAGCTTTCCGGACATTAACGCGGACATTTCCCGCGCCGCCCACATCCGGGTACGCGCTCTGGACCTGAGCGGTGCGCCGGTTGAGTTCGAAGCGGAAGGATTGCTGGCGCGAGCGGTGCAACACGAGGTTGACCATCTTAACGGCATCCTTTTCATTGACCGGATGAATTCGGCAGCCAAAGCCGCTTTGGGCGGGAAGCTCAAACGCCTGGCCGCCGGCAACAACGTCCGGTAG
- a CDS encoding MotA/TolQ/ExbB proton channel family protein codes for MFFYLALFENAFDFFRKGGVFMGLLLACSFVALTVILLRAWALRRRSVIPPLVEREINNFKPGESPEQLRRLAQDGESALARIVAAAMRFPAGAKSEAMEVVQSRARQEIVRLESGLFILEIVVGIAPLLGLLGAVSGLVRVFSNIGSGVMSTSDLKGIASGIGEALSTTIVGLAIAIPALIAFSYFSRRVERLAVEMEALLTELVEKIYQHRRTGGLLQEAPASLEEEVTR; via the coding sequence ATGTTTTTTTACCTAGCCCTGTTCGAGAACGCGTTTGACTTCTTCCGCAAGGGGGGAGTCTTCATGGGCCTCCTGCTGGCCTGCTCTTTCGTTGCCCTGACCGTGATTCTCCTGCGGGCATGGGCCCTGCGCCGCCGATCGGTGATCCCGCCGTTGGTTGAACGCGAGATCAACAACTTCAAGCCGGGCGAATCCCCGGAACAGCTCCGCCGGTTGGCGCAGGACGGTGAATCGGCGCTGGCGCGAATCGTTGCGGCGGCCATGCGGTTTCCTGCCGGCGCCAAGTCCGAGGCGATGGAGGTTGTGCAATCGCGCGCCCGCCAGGAGATCGTGCGCCTGGAGAGCGGGCTTTTCATTCTCGAAATCGTCGTCGGCATCGCGCCGCTGCTCGGGTTGCTCGGTGCGGTCTCCGGGCTGGTCCGGGTGTTCTCCAACATCGGCTCGGGCGTCATGTCGACCAGCGATCTTAAAGGGATTGCCTCGGGCATCGGCGAGGCCCTCAGTACCACCATCGTCGGCCTGGCGATCGCGATCCCGGCGTTGATCGCGTTCAGCTACTTTTCGCGCCGGGTGGAGCGCCTCGCGGTTGAAATGGAGGCCCTGCTTACCGAGCTGGTCGAAAAGATTTACCAGCACCGGCGCACCGGCGGGTTGCTGCAGGAAGCGCCGGCCTCCCTGGAGGAGGAGGTAACACGATGA
- a CDS encoding FRG domain-containing protein, translating into MFLTIEPADWPAARELGASLHGWIFRGHANADDPLETTLYRAANRRTGPLPFLSEWEERILRQFQRRAHHYVTDLPRRKDRLEWLALIQHYGGPTRLLDFSYSFYVAAFFAMEKPKRREAAAVWAINHALLGQRIAAKLDHKWPSKNFDRMNLDHINWVNEFLARKRDPDPFVISVAPDRMNERLSIQQGLFLVPCDIATRFEQNLAATFELDPEALRKKEAAPWKGDRLPAETALLKIRLPQHLHTNALRDLHAMNVTSASLFPGLDGFTRSLYHELRLMSDR; encoded by the coding sequence GTGTTTCTTACCATCGAACCAGCTGATTGGCCCGCCGCACGCGAACTTGGCGCATCGCTGCACGGCTGGATCTTTCGCGGCCATGCCAATGCCGATGACCCGCTGGAAACGACCCTCTACCGGGCGGCGAACCGCCGGACCGGACCGCTGCCCTTCCTGTCTGAATGGGAGGAGCGCATCCTGCGGCAATTCCAGCGGCGGGCCCATCACTACGTGACCGATCTGCCGCGCCGTAAAGATCGGCTCGAATGGTTGGCCTTGATTCAGCACTACGGTGGTCCAACCCGGTTGCTCGACTTTTCTTACTCGTTTTATGTCGCGGCGTTTTTTGCGATGGAAAAGCCGAAGCGCCGCGAGGCCGCCGCCGTCTGGGCCATCAACCACGCCCTCCTCGGACAACGCATCGCCGCGAAGTTGGATCACAAATGGCCGTCCAAGAATTTCGACCGCATGAACCTCGACCACATAAACTGGGTCAACGAATTCCTGGCGCGCAAACGCGACCCTGACCCGTTCGTCATCAGCGTGGCGCCGGACCGGATGAACGAGCGGCTCTCCATTCAGCAAGGCCTGTTCCTGGTTCCCTGCGACATTGCGACCCGCTTTGAACAGAACCTCGCGGCAACCTTCGAGCTGGATCCCGAAGCGCTTCGAAAGAAAGAAGCCGCTCCGTGGAAAGGCGACCGGTTGCCGGCCGAAACCGCACTTCTCAAGATTCGGCTGCCGCAACACCTTCACACGAACGCGTTGCGGGACCTGCATGCAATGAACGTCACCTCCGCATCGCTCTTTCCCGGCCTGGACGGTTTCACCCGGTCACTCTATCACGAACTCCGGCTTATGAGCGACCGGTGA
- a CDS encoding alanine racemase, with protein sequence MKLSDVPTPALLLNRPVLERNCRMMAERATRLGVQLRPHLKTAKSVEVARIATQGHFGGITVSTVAEARHFAMAGILDLTYAVGITPSKLVPLAAIQAETGAAIQIILDSVEAAVGAGEQAVQLGAGFDVLIEIDTGAGRAGIRPDDERAILAVAEAIERSAVLRLRGILTHAGHAYHCRSAEETRAIAEAERDGLTFVAGRLAAGGFRCDAVSLGSTPTLVHHAASLDGITEVRPGVYTFFDLDQWALGTCSLDDIAVSVLATVIGHNRKAARILVDAGALALSKDVSASEFRNDLGFGLVVPSVEQRNEAGLGNLRVAELYQEHGAIAAAEGEQLPYKMLPVGAKVRILPHHACLTCAPFDRYRVIDAPAGPVTAIWPKITGW encoded by the coding sequence ATGAAGCTCTCCGACGTACCGACCCCGGCCTTGCTCCTCAACCGCCCCGTACTCGAACGCAATTGCCGGATGATGGCCGAGCGGGCGACGCGCCTCGGGGTACAGCTGAGGCCGCACCTGAAGACGGCCAAGTCCGTCGAGGTGGCGAGGATCGCGACCCAGGGGCATTTCGGCGGGATCACGGTTTCAACGGTCGCCGAGGCACGTCATTTCGCGATGGCGGGCATCCTGGATCTCACGTACGCAGTGGGGATCACCCCATCCAAGCTTGTTCCGCTGGCTGCGATCCAGGCGGAAACGGGCGCAGCGATACAGATCATCCTGGACAGCGTCGAGGCCGCGGTTGGAGCAGGAGAGCAGGCCGTCCAGCTTGGAGCCGGGTTTGACGTGTTGATCGAGATCGACACGGGCGCGGGCCGGGCAGGAATCCGACCCGACGATGAACGAGCCATCCTGGCGGTGGCGGAAGCGATCGAACGCTCAGCGGTCCTTCGGCTGCGAGGCATCCTGACGCACGCAGGGCACGCCTACCATTGCCGGAGCGCTGAAGAAACGCGCGCCATCGCCGAGGCGGAACGTGACGGCTTGACCTTCGTGGCCGGACGGCTTGCCGCCGGCGGTTTTCGGTGCGACGCGGTGAGCCTCGGTTCAACGCCCACACTGGTTCACCACGCGGCGTCGCTTGACGGCATTACAGAGGTGCGTCCGGGCGTCTACACTTTTTTCGATCTCGATCAGTGGGCGCTCGGAACGTGCTCGCTCGACGATATCGCCGTTTCGGTGCTGGCCACCGTCATCGGCCATAACCGGAAGGCGGCACGCATCCTCGTTGACGCAGGCGCGCTGGCGTTATCAAAAGACGTCAGCGCGAGCGAGTTCCGCAACGACCTTGGCTTCGGCCTGGTCGTGCCCTCGGTCGAACAACGAAACGAGGCCGGGCTCGGAAACCTGCGCGTGGCCGAACTGTACCAGGAGCACGGCGCGATCGCGGCAGCCGAGGGTGAACAACTACCGTATAAAATGTTACCGGTCGGCGCAAAGGTACGTATTCTACCTCACCACGCCTGTCTGACCTGCGCCCCGTTTGATCGTTACCGCGTGATCGATGCACCCGCCGGACCGGTGACGGCAATCTGGCCCAAGATCACCGGCTGGTAA